The Mytilus galloprovincialis chromosome 2, xbMytGall1.hap1.1, whole genome shotgun sequence genome has a window encoding:
- the LOC143065462 gene encoding uncharacterized protein LOC143065462: protein MSAPMDGKSTNIPAVPSHHIRLNLCATRPLYREGRNPKAVKVYTVNQESQYLMIQDVPALGTTQELIKLCAVHGAVEEYRLLDEFPTVDRYTDVVLVKFKRIMSARHAKKKLDNWSFFGGVLHVTYAPEYESVEETREKLQDRRKGIAARLRILGKDQSRRGKTSEGHIENDSKQAHKVSERIESRIPALPSYQNNHSFSKNHVSTDNSQDNINNKMPHITNFSSNHGNNTDYSTHQNSQSYSYGNNLVSTEKNDNLHQTYSQQTSVNPPPPVIEPPPWCRQTLVIPPPPVREAFPNYSKINQHKTTFDFARVPTANAPFPSDYDGRKFPQNVAAKEIKTQIHVDDPKDDVIKQNSAGSNKQSASAHGNLSHPKYNKILDKTGAKQEKIIIKDFKKCGTTPKFIPRQTLNLLKSKSEHGETKASNKDNLEIELRKNAVVLGSTQGPALVPDEFLKKKEKSCTEKAVEQTVKEIRKRVSMFSEQEDSTSRKRPKPP, encoded by the exons ATGTCAGCTCCCATGGATGGAAAATCAACAAATATTCCTGCAGTCCCTTCTCACCACATTCGTCTAAACCTGTGCGCAACTCGACCATTATATAGAGAAGGAAGAAACCCTAAAGCTGTAAAA GTTTATACAGTAAACCAAGAGTCGCAGTACTTGATGATTCAGGATGTACCAGCTTTGGGTACTACACAAGAATTAATTAAGCTTTGTGCAGTTCATGGTGCTGTTGAGGAGTATCGGTTATTAGATGAATTCCCAACTGTTGACAGATATACTGATGTAGTTTTGGTAAAGTTCAAAAGAATAATGTCTGCAAG ACATGCCAAGAAGAAATTAGATAACTGGTCATTTTTTGGAGGTGTACTCCATGTTACTTATGCTCCTGAATATGAAAGTGTGGAAGAAACCAGAGAAAAGTTGCAGGATAGACGCAAAGGAATTGCAGCTAGACTAAGAATTCTTG GTAAAGATCAATCTAGAAGAGGGAAGACATCTGAAGGTCACATTGAGAATGATAGTAAACAAGCACATAAAGTTTCAGAAAGGATTGAAAGTAGAATTCCAGCTTTACCAAGTTATcaaaacaaccacagctttagcAAAAATCATGTTTCAACAGATAACTCTCAGGATAACATTAATAACAAAATGCCTCATATAACAAATTTTTCTAGTAACCATGGCAACAACACAGATTATTCAACACATCAAAATAGTCAATCTTATTCATATGGAAATAACTTAGTTTCTACTGAAAAAAATGACAATCTTCATCAAACATATTCTCAGCAAACTTCTGTGAATCCACCACCACCAGTGATAGAACCTCCACCATGGTGTCGACAAACTCTAGTCATCCCACCACCACCCGTCAGAGAGGCATTCCCAAATTATTCTAAGATTAACCAacataaaacaacatttgattTTGCTAGAGTTCCGACTGCTAATGCACCATTCCCTTCAGATTATGATGGAAGAAAGTTTCCCCAAAATGTTGCTGCTAAAGAAATAAAAACTCAAATACATGTTGATGATCCCAAAGACGATGTGATTAAACAAAATTCTGCTGGCTCAAACAAACAATCAGCGTCTGCTCATGGAAACTTATCACATCCAAAGTATAATAAAATCTTAGATAAAACGGGAGCCAAACAAGAGAAAATTATAATCAAGGATTTTAAAAAGTGCGGCACAACTCCTAAATTTATACCTCGACAGACATTGAATTTATTGAAGTCAAAGTCAGAACATGGGGAAACAAAAGCATCTAACAAGGATAATCTGGAAATAGAATTGAGGAAAAATGCAGTAGTTTTAGGTAGTACACAGGGACCTGCATTAGTTCCAGATGAATTtttaaagaagaaagaaaaatcCTGCACAGAAAAAGCTGTAGAACAAACTGTCAAAGAAATAAGGAAAAGAGTATCCATG ttttctgaACAGGAAGATTCAACTTCAAGAAAAAGACCAAAACCTCCTTAA
- the LOC143065466 gene encoding dephospho-CoA kinase domain-containing protein-like, with the protein MYSNKRINFGAVMFLVGLTGGIATGKSTVSKILSEECGCLILDADLIAREVVLPGTKAWKTIRKQFGDEVIHENGELNREKLGQIIFADASKRRLLNSITHPEIYKSMLWKILKAFVRGRQFVILDLPLLFETGKLVPYASYIVVVSCSEEQQKERLMKRNILSKEDADQRIGSQMSLAEKRKQATYIIDNDADIEYTRQQVKNIHQKLKDSYLHWKIRILLSLGFFSVFGLFSYTLKLF; encoded by the exons ATGTACAGTAATAAAAGGATCAACTTCGGTGCAGTGATGTTTTTAGTTGGACTTACAGGTGGAATTGCCACAGGAAAAAGCACAGTTTCTAAGATTTTATCAGAAGAATGTGGTTGTTTGATTTTAGATGCAGATTTAATAGCAAGAGAAG TTGTACTCCCAGGAACAAAAGCTTGGAAAACAATTCGGAAACAGTTTGGAGATGAAGTCATTCATGAAAATGGTGAACTTAACCGAGAGAAATTAGGACAAATAATTTTTGCTGATGCATCCAAAAGAAGACTTCTGAACTCTATAACTCACCCAGAAATATACAAGTCTATGCTATGGAAAATACTGAAAGCTTTTGTAAGAG GAAGGCAATTTGTGATACTAGATCTACCATTATTATTTGAGACCGGGAAGTTAGTCCCATATGCTTCCTACATTGTTGTTGTATCGTG cTCAGAGGAACAACAAAAAGAAAGACTAATGAAAAGAAATATCTTATCCAAGGAGGATGCTGATCAAAGAATCGGCTCTCAAATGTCATTGGCTGAGAAACGTAAACAAGCAACATATATTATTGACAATGATGCTGATATTGAATATACTAGGCAACAAGTCAAAAatattcatcaaaaattaaaagaCAGTTACCTTCATTGGAAAATTAGAATTTTACTCTCTTTAGGATTTTTCTCGGTATTTGGATTATTTAGCTATACactaaaattgttttaa